The Desulfuromonas versatilis genome has a segment encoding these proteins:
- a CDS encoding succinate dehydrogenase cytochrome b subunit yields the protein MQMTQSSVGRKILMAVTGLVLLGFVIVHLLGNTSVFVGPDGINAYAEKLHSLGPVVYIFRLVMLAAFAIHIIYGIQLTLENRAASPAKYAIQKRQRATFASSTMIVSGLVLLAFVIYHLLHFTVQVTDPAISAKANLDALGRPDVYLMVVKGFQKIFVSLIYVVSMVFLFLHLSHGAQSFVQTFGLTNANTLPAVNVGGKALSAILLLGYIAIPLLIVIGFVKI from the coding sequence ATGCAGATGACACAAAGTTCAGTGGGCAGAAAGATTCTGATGGCGGTCACCGGGCTGGTATTGCTCGGCTTCGTCATCGTCCACCTGCTCGGCAACACCTCGGTGTTCGTCGGGCCCGACGGGATCAACGCCTATGCCGAGAAGCTCCACAGCCTGGGGCCGGTGGTCTACATCTTCCGCCTGGTGATGCTGGCGGCCTTCGCCATCCACATCATCTACGGCATCCAGCTCACCCTGGAGAACCGTGCGGCGAGCCCCGCCAAGTACGCCATCCAGAAGCGTCAGCGCGCCACCTTCGCCTCGAGCACCATGATCGTCTCGGGGCTGGTGCTGTTGGCCTTCGTGATCTACCACCTGCTGCACTTCACCGTGCAGGTGACCGACCCGGCGATCAGCGCCAAGGCCAACCTCGATGCGCTGGGGCGCCCGGATGTGTACCTGATGGTGGTCAAGGGCTTTCAGAAAATCTTCGTCAGCCTGATCTACGTGGTCTCGATGGTCTTTTTGTTCCTGCATCTGTCCCACGGGGCGCAGAGCTTTGTGCAGACCTTCGGGCTGACCAACGCCAACACCCTGCCTGCGGTCAACGTCGGCGGCAAGGCGCTCTCGGCGATTTTGCTTCTGGGCTACATCGCCATTCCGCTTCTCATCGTTATCGGCTTCGTCAAAATTTAG
- the tgt gene encoding tRNA guanosine(34) transglycosylase Tgt encodes MLQFELLAKDKSTAARRGRITTPHGVIETPIFMPVGTHAAMKAMTPAQVEETGAQIILSNTYHLHLKPGEGLVQKAGGLHRFMNWNRPILTDSGGFQVFSLPKKKITEGGVFFRHEVTGEEIFLGPREAIAIENALGADIIMAFDECIPYPATHDYASKSIRKTIRWAEECLKAHSRSDQALFGIVQGSIYEDLRRDCARELTALDFPGYAVGGVSVGEGLELLKKVVEYTAPFLPEHKPRYLMGVGLPEDILESIERGMDMFDCVIPTRYARSATLFTSRGKIRLTNRRYRRDFYPVDAACDCYCCRNFTRAYLHHLYNANEILSAILAAIHNVHFYLRLVEGARTAIEKGEFADYKREFYEQYGFGGDSDA; translated from the coding sequence ATGCTTCAATTTGAACTTCTGGCCAAAGATAAATCCACTGCTGCCCGCCGGGGCCGCATCACCACCCCCCACGGGGTGATCGAAACCCCGATCTTCATGCCCGTCGGCACCCACGCAGCCATGAAGGCCATGACCCCCGCCCAGGTGGAAGAAACCGGAGCGCAGATCATCCTCTCCAACACCTACCACCTGCATCTCAAGCCCGGCGAGGGGTTGGTGCAAAAGGCCGGTGGCCTGCATCGGTTCATGAACTGGAACCGGCCGATCCTGACCGACAGCGGGGGGTTTCAGGTCTTCTCTCTTCCGAAAAAGAAAATCACCGAGGGCGGAGTGTTTTTCCGCCACGAGGTCACCGGCGAGGAGATCTTCCTCGGCCCCCGCGAGGCGATCGCCATCGAAAACGCGCTGGGCGCCGACATCATCATGGCCTTCGACGAGTGCATCCCCTACCCTGCCACGCACGATTATGCCAGCAAGTCGATCCGCAAGACCATCCGCTGGGCCGAGGAATGCCTCAAGGCGCACAGCCGCAGTGACCAGGCCCTGTTCGGCATCGTGCAGGGGAGCATCTACGAGGACCTGCGCCGCGACTGTGCCCGCGAACTGACCGCCCTTGATTTCCCCGGCTATGCCGTCGGCGGGGTGAGCGTCGGCGAAGGACTCGAGCTGCTGAAAAAGGTGGTCGAATACACCGCCCCCTTCCTCCCGGAACACAAGCCGCGCTACCTGATGGGGGTCGGCCTGCCCGAGGACATTCTGGAGAGCATCGAGCGGGGCATGGACATGTTCGACTGCGTCATCCCCACCCGCTACGCCCGCAGCGCCACGCTGTTCACCAGCCGCGGCAAGATCCGCCTGACCAATCGCCGTTACCGGCGCGATTTCTATCCCGTGGATGCGGCCTGCGACTGCTACTGCTGCCGCAATTTCACTCGGGCCTACCTGCATCACCTGTACAACGCCAACGAGATCCTCTCCGCCATACTGGCGGCGATCCACAACGTGCACTTCTACCTGAGGCTGGTCGAGGGGGCGCGCACGGCCATCGAGAAGGGGGAATTCGCCGACTATAAACGCGAGTTTTATGAGCAGTACGGCTTCGGGGGGGATTCGGACGCTTGA